In a single window of the Candidatus Zymogenus saltonus genome:
- a CDS encoding PAS domain S-box protein, whose amino-acid sequence MGTEKRLILLSVVTAVLIGIPAFHFSSDPPREARQNHFFKADKPVLLAAEHDAPEIFFPNPKIKTDSVVIVREDQPDDLSKNNDYGSYNRTVRVGIYQNQPKIFIDEDSRPSGIFVDILEEIARLEKWNLVYVPCEWAECLDALENDRIDLMPDVAYSRERDEKYDFHKAPVVDSWSQVYANKSIPMTTLSDLKGRRIALLKRGIQETVFKQMISGFGFNVNIVETKTYEEGFRLAGKGSVDAVISNHLIGNYFFEKYGLIKTPIVFNPVSLYFATAQGRNLELLDAIDYHLNSWQVQPNSQYYITMARWMEKPPKKVVPRYLKWIIFVTLGFLVLSLGVIQILRLQVGAKTRHLVEANELLQKSEEKYRLLVENLNDVIFNLDAEGNITYMNPVAERIFGYRTEDIIGNSFSKYVHPDDIGGLMGSREETIGGVLNPYEFRMVDKKGSIHHVRTSSRPIKKDSQHVGMIGVLTDITKKRKAEEALRESEGKYRTIINTIEDGYFEVDLKGSFTFFNESMMRMLGYDKEKMLGLNYRKYMTKEIADKVYLTFNEVFRTGVPAKNADWRLIRKSKELIDIETSISLKRDDSYGPIGFFGIARDVTEKKKMEFQLLQTEKLSTMGTLMSGVAHELNNPLTSIIGYAQLLSKRDVPDEIKEKLDVILRESIRSSKIVGGLLAFAREHKPERKTININDVLMESIKLREYDLKVSNVDIRTSLSRDLPQTYADPYQLQQVFINLINNARDAIEEQDQGVLSISSYRENDNIVLEFEDTGPGIPEELVNRIFDPFFTTKEAGKGTGLGLSMAYGIIKEHNGTISVESKPGIGTKFIISIPIVKNARPIMDEVKAPIKAPDGVKSILIVEDEASLRDLLYNALTETGYSVEITSTGDEALDILGAKEFDAVISDIKMPGINGKELYLHLQKSHADIADKIIFITGDVLNKETQSFLQNTNNKFIEKPFNVDVLVSMLNEVLSE is encoded by the coding sequence ATGGGCACTGAGAAGAGACTAATTCTCCTAAGTGTTGTAACTGCAGTACTGATAGGAATACCCGCCTTTCATTTCAGCAGCGACCCTCCCCGTGAAGCCCGGCAAAACCATTTTTTTAAAGCCGATAAGCCCGTCCTTCTTGCCGCCGAACACGACGCGCCAGAAATATTTTTTCCCAATCCTAAAATAAAAACCGACAGCGTCGTAATCGTCCGGGAAGATCAGCCGGACGACCTGTCGAAAAATAACGACTACGGGTCTTACAACCGCACGGTACGTGTCGGCATTTACCAGAATCAGCCGAAGATATTCATTGACGAAGACAGCCGTCCATCGGGTATATTTGTCGATATTCTCGAAGAGATCGCCAGGCTTGAAAAGTGGAACCTGGTGTATGTTCCATGTGAATGGGCGGAGTGCCTCGATGCTCTTGAAAATGACCGGATTGATTTGATGCCGGATGTAGCCTATTCGCGGGAGCGGGACGAGAAGTATGATTTTCACAAGGCTCCGGTTGTGGACAGCTGGTCGCAGGTGTATGCGAACAAATCTATTCCGATGACAACACTTTCGGACCTTAAAGGACGACGTATAGCCTTGCTTAAAAGGGGTATTCAGGAGACAGTTTTTAAACAGATGATCAGCGGATTTGGTTTCAACGTAAATATTGTAGAGACCAAAACATACGAGGAAGGATTCAGGCTGGCCGGTAAAGGCTCTGTTGATGCGGTGATTTCAAACCATCTAATTGGAAACTACTTTTTCGAAAAGTACGGATTGATAAAGACTCCCATAGTTTTTAATCCGGTGTCATTGTATTTTGCTACCGCACAGGGGCGTAACTTAGAGCTTCTTGATGCCATTGATTATCATTTGAATTCTTGGCAAGTTCAGCCCAATTCCCAATACTACATAACAATGGCTCGATGGATGGAAAAGCCCCCGAAAAAGGTTGTGCCGCGTTATCTTAAATGGATTATCTTTGTTACTCTGGGGTTTTTAGTTTTATCGCTCGGAGTTATTCAAATCCTGCGCCTGCAGGTCGGGGCCAAGACAAGGCATCTGGTCGAGGCGAACGAGCTGCTTCAAAAGAGCGAAGAAAAATACAGATTACTCGTGGAAAATCTCAATGATGTCATCTTTAACCTCGATGCAGAGGGCAATATTACCTATATGAATCCTGTGGCAGAGAGAATTTTCGGCTACCGTACCGAAGATATTATCGGAAATTCATTCTCCAAATATGTCCATCCCGATGATATTGGGGGCCTTATGGGAAGCCGTGAAGAAACTATAGGTGGTGTTTTGAATCCTTATGAATTTAGAATGGTAGATAAAAAGGGTTCCATTCATCACGTTAGAACTTCCAGCAGACCTATTAAAAAGGATAGTCAACACGTTGGGATGATAGGCGTATTGACCGACATCACAAAAAAGAGGAAGGCCGAAGAGGCGCTGAGGGAGAGCGAGGGGAAATACCGTACGATTATAAATACTATTGAGGACGGCTATTTTGAGGTCGATCTGAAGGGCAGTTTCACCTTCTTCAATGAGTCAATGATGAGGATGCTGGGGTACGATAAAGAGAAGATGTTGGGACTCAACTATCGGAAGTATATGACTAAGGAAATTGCGGATAAGGTCTATTTGACATTCAATGAGGTGTTCCGCACAGGAGTCCCCGCCAAAAACGCGGACTGGCGGCTGATCAGAAAGAGCAAGGAGTTAATAGATATTGAGACTTCCATATCTCTCAAGAGGGACGATTCGTATGGGCCGATCGGCTTTTTCGGCATCGCCCGGGATGTCACCGAGAAGAAGAAGATGGAGTTCCAGCTTTTGCAGACCGAAAAGCTGTCAACGATGGGCACCCTTATGTCAGGCGTTGCGCATGAGCTCAACAATCCGCTGACATCGATCATCGGTTACGCCCAGCTGTTATCGAAAAGAGATGTGCCCGATGAGATCAAGGAGAAACTCGATGTCATATTAAGAGAGTCCATTAGATCATCGAAGATAGTCGGCGGCCTGCTCGCTTTCGCCAGGGAGCACAAGCCTGAACGGAAGACGATCAATATCAATGATGTCCTGATGGAGTCGATCAAGCTCAGGGAATATGATCTTAAGGTCAGCAATGTTGATATAAGGACTTCACTTTCAAGAGATCTGCCTCAAACATACGCCGATCCCTATCAGCTTCAGCAGGTTTTTATAAATCTGATCAATAACGCCCGAGATGCCATCGAAGAGCAGGATCAGGGAGTGCTTTCCATCAGCTCGTACAGAGAGAATGACAACATTGTTTTGGAGTTCGAAGACACCGGCCCCGGTATTCCCGAAGAGCTGGTAAATAGAATTTTCGACCCGTTTTTTACAACAAAGGAGGCGGGCAAAGGAACCGGCCTGGGACTAAGTATGGCTTACGGTATTATAAAGGAACACAACGGCACCATATCGGTGGAGAGTAAACCGGGTATCGGCACGAAGTTTATCATTTCAATTCCGATAGTCAAAAACGCTAGACCAATAATGGATGAGGTCAAAGCTCCCATTAAGGCGCCTGACGGCGTAAAGAGTATCCTCATCGTCGAGGACGAGGCATCCCTTAGAGACCTTCTCTACAACGCACTGACCGAAACAGGGTACTCGGTCGAGATAACGTCCACCGGTGACGAAGCTTTAGACATTCTCGGGGCGAAAGAATTTGACGCCGTGATATCGGATATAAAGATGCCGGGGATCAACGGGAAGGAGCTCTACCTGCACCTGCAGAAGAGTCACGCCGATATTGCGGACAAGATAATATTCATTACCGGCGACGTCTTGAACAAGGAGACGCAGTCGTTTCTGCAAAACACGAATAACAAGTTCATTGAAAAGCCGTTTAACGTCGATGTCTTGGTTTCAATGCTGAATGAAGTTTTGTCCGAGTGA
- the nadC gene encoding carboxylating nicotinate-nucleotide diphosphorylase, with protein MEITRSVTELIGLALAEDAAGGDVTTAATIRGEGRGGGETMSRAVVRGKEPLVIAGIDVFEEVFRCCGGGVEFTEEKCDGDEIKAGDTILRVKGPTRVLLMGERTALNFLMRLSGIATLTSSVVKKLGKSGVKVVDTRKTTPGWRYLEKYAVRVGGGHNHRFSLTDGVLIKDNHITAAGGITGAVKSAREYVPHTLKIEVEVKNPEEIEEAINAGADVLLLDNMDRGKVEDAVKQISGRALIEVSGGVTPENIKNYDVDGVHFISMGYLTHGARSVDINMKIEVP; from the coding sequence ATGGAGATTACGCGAAGCGTCACAGAGCTTATCGGTCTTGCCCTGGCCGAGGACGCAGCCGGCGGCGATGTGACCACGGCCGCAACAATCAGGGGGGAAGGGAGGGGAGGGGGGGAGACAATGTCGAGGGCCGTTGTGAGGGGAAAGGAGCCCCTTGTAATCGCGGGGATAGACGTCTTCGAGGAGGTCTTCAGGTGCTGCGGCGGCGGCGTCGAGTTCACCGAAGAGAAATGCGACGGCGACGAGATCAAAGCCGGTGATACGATCTTGAGGGTTAAAGGGCCCACGAGGGTCCTTCTGATGGGTGAGCGGACGGCCTTGAACTTCCTGATGAGGCTATCCGGCATCGCCACGCTGACTTCGAGTGTGGTAAAAAAGCTGGGCAAGAGCGGCGTCAAGGTGGTCGACACCAGAAAGACGACGCCCGGATGGCGCTACCTCGAAAAATATGCGGTGAGGGTGGGGGGCGGACACAACCACCGCTTCTCGCTAACAGACGGCGTCTTGATCAAAGACAACCATATCACCGCGGCCGGGGGAATAACGGGGGCCGTAAAAAGCGCAAGGGAGTATGTCCCCCATACACTGAAGATCGAGGTGGAGGTGAAAAATCCAGAGGAGATCGAGGAGGCGATAAATGCCGGGGCGGACGTCCTTCTTTTGGACAACATGGATCGGGGGAAAGTGGAAGACGCCGTGAAGCAGATCAGCGGCCGCGCCCTGATAGAGGTGTCCGGCGGAGTTACCCCGGAGAATATTAAAAATTACGACGTTGACGGCGTTCATTTTATATCTATGGGTTATCTGACCCACGGGGCCAGATCGGTGGATATCAATATGAAGATAGAAGTTCCATGA
- the fusA gene encoding elongation factor G, protein MKFETSDIRNAALVGHGGCGKTSLAEAILFYAKAIDRLGKVDDSNSTMDFDPEETKRNISISSSFFDFEWEKKKVNLIDTPGDADFSTEAQISLSVSDNAVVVVDAVGGVEIQTENMFKRAEEFGIPRMIFISKLDRERADFDRTFEAIKGAFKGRFAAMTYPIGKEAAFSGVVDLISGKALNYANDTSGKFTEDEIPAELSSVIEDLKGEMIESIAESDDSLLEKYLDTGQLSQEELSMGLKEGVKNGNLVPVFCGSGLKNIGVKPLLDFLANIAASPMERKPFKAKDSVSGGDVEVKADPDAPAAALIFKTIADPYAGKLSVFRVVSGTIKADSTIFNSTKGSKERIGQIMHMRGKEQKPTNTAPAGDIAAVAKLKDTVTGDTLVDESRKVVFPGFKIPPHIMSFALVPKSKGDEDKIMTSIHRLIEEDPTLKIHRNDETRELLLSGMGQVHLEVIIAKLKSKFGVDVDLLVPKVPYKETIKGKARVQGKYKKQTGGKGQYGDTWIEIEPQPRGKGFEFVDKIVGGVIPRQYIPACEKGIVEAMAGGVIAGYPVVDVKVGLVDGSYHNVDSSEMAFKIAASLGFKKGFKECKPVILEPIMKMEIVVSEDNVGDVMGDLNSRRGKVAGVDSKEGIQIITAFVPMAEVLSYAPDLRSITSGRGTFTMEIDHYEEVPAQLMDKIVEAAQKEGEE, encoded by the coding sequence ATGAAATTTGAAACTTCCGATATCAGAAATGCCGCACTGGTTGGTCACGGCGGTTGTGGAAAGACGAGCCTTGCCGAGGCGATACTGTTCTATGCGAAAGCCATCGATCGTTTGGGAAAGGTGGATGATTCCAACTCCACAATGGATTTCGATCCCGAGGAGACCAAGAGAAATATATCCATAAGCTCTTCATTTTTCGATTTTGAATGGGAGAAGAAAAAGGTCAACCTTATTGACACGCCCGGGGACGCCGATTTCAGCACGGAGGCCCAGATCAGCCTTTCGGTCTCGGATAACGCCGTTGTCGTTGTGGATGCGGTAGGCGGCGTGGAGATACAGACTGAGAATATGTTCAAGAGGGCCGAGGAGTTCGGGATCCCAAGGATGATTTTTATATCCAAGCTGGACAGAGAGAGGGCGGATTTCGACCGTACCTTTGAGGCGATAAAAGGGGCGTTCAAGGGGAGGTTCGCGGCGATGACCTACCCGATCGGGAAGGAGGCGGCGTTTTCGGGGGTTGTGGATCTGATAAGCGGAAAGGCGTTGAACTACGCCAACGATACATCCGGGAAGTTCACCGAGGACGAAATCCCGGCGGAGCTGTCTTCTGTTATCGAAGATCTTAAGGGTGAAATGATCGAGTCGATTGCGGAATCGGACGATTCCCTGCTGGAGAAATACCTCGATACGGGGCAGCTCTCCCAGGAGGAGCTCTCAATGGGCCTCAAGGAGGGGGTGAAAAACGGGAATCTGGTGCCGGTATTCTGCGGGTCGGGTCTGAAAAATATCGGGGTAAAGCCCCTCCTCGACTTCCTCGCAAATATCGCCGCCTCTCCAATGGAGAGGAAGCCCTTTAAGGCAAAGGACTCGGTCTCCGGGGGGGATGTCGAGGTCAAGGCAGATCCAGACGCACCGGCGGCTGCATTGATCTTTAAGACGATCGCCGATCCTTACGCCGGGAAGCTATCCGTGTTCAGGGTGGTCTCCGGAACGATAAAGGCGGACTCGACCATCTTCAACAGCACCAAGGGATCGAAGGAGAGGATCGGGCAGATCATGCATATGAGGGGGAAGGAGCAGAAGCCTACAAATACCGCGCCGGCGGGGGACATCGCCGCCGTCGCAAAGCTCAAGGATACCGTCACGGGAGATACCCTTGTGGATGAATCCAGGAAGGTGGTGTTCCCCGGATTCAAGATTCCCCCGCACATTATGTCCTTTGCCCTCGTCCCGAAGAGCAAGGGGGACGAAGACAAGATCATGACCTCCATCCATAGACTCATCGAGGAAGACCCAACGCTGAAAATACACAGAAATGACGAGACCAGAGAGCTCCTCCTGTCGGGTATGGGACAGGTTCATCTCGAGGTAATCATCGCGAAGCTGAAGAGTAAATTCGGCGTGGATGTCGACCTTCTTGTGCCGAAGGTTCCCTACAAGGAGACAATAAAGGGAAAGGCCAGGGTACAGGGAAAATACAAGAAGCAGACCGGCGGGAAGGGCCAATATGGAGACACGTGGATAGAGATAGAGCCGCAGCCCAGGGGGAAGGGCTTCGAGTTTGTGGACAAAATAGTCGGCGGAGTGATACCGAGACAATATATCCCGGCATGTGAAAAGGGAATAGTGGAGGCGATGGCGGGGGGTGTAATCGCCGGTTATCCCGTGGTCGATGTGAAGGTGGGGCTTGTCGACGGCTCCTATCACAACGTTGACTCCTCCGAGATGGCTTTCAAGATCGCCGCCTCTCTCGGATTCAAAAAGGGCTTCAAGGAGTGCAAGCCGGTGATACTGGAGCCTATAATGAAGATGGAGATCGTTGTAAGCGAGGACAACGTGGGCGATGTCATGGGCGACCTTAACAGCCGCAGGGGCAAGGTTGCCGGCGTCGATTCAAAGGAGGGCATCCAGATTATAACGGCCTTTGTACCCATGGCCGAGGTGTTGAGTTATGCACCCGACCTCAGATCAATAACGAGCGGTCGGGGCACCTTCACGATGGAGATAGATCACTACGAAGAGGTCCCCGCGCAGCTTATGGACAAGATTGTAGAGGCGGCCCAAAAAGAGGGGGAAGAATAA
- a CDS encoding valine--tRNA ligase: MVEGGNRGYNPAEIEDKWYEFWDRKGLFRADNESTSEPYSIVIPPPNVTGSLHMGHALNNTLQDILIRFKGMQGRNTLWMPGTDHAGIATQNVVEKNLAKIGKTRHDLGRKMFVDRVWEWKEEHGGLIIKQLKKLGASCDWSRERFTMDEGLSKAVRLVFVTLYKDGLIYRGDYISNWCPRCHTALADLEVEHEDTKGHLYYIRYPYLDDEKKFVVVATTRPETMFGDTAVAVNPDDERYKDLKGKKLVLPIIKRELPVIFDDYVSLEFGTGALKITPAHDANDFEIGNNHGLERIVVINEDGTLNEGAGPYNGMERYEAREKVVSDLEEMGLLEKIEDYPVPLGKCYRCHTVVEPLVSKQWFVKADVLAKEAIAAVRDGRTRIIPKQWENTYFDWMENIRDWCISRQLWWGHRIPAWYCDGCGEVIVSMEDPKECSACKGKKLTQDTDVLDTWFSSALWPFSTMGWPDKTKDLDVYYPTSALITGFDIIFFWVARMMMMGLYFMKDVPFKDVYIHALVRDEMGQKMSKSKGNVIDPLTIIEKYGADAFRFTLTAFAAMGRDIKLSESRIEGYRFFINKLWNAARFVQMNIGDGYAPDLDFAKENLNLADRWLLSRLQSVTEEVTNALENYEFNVAAASLYQFVWHELCDWYIEISKIYLYSENESERERTKNVLTYALTRTLKLLHPIIPFVTEEIYSNIMGNIKDKAKDAPDFLMKSPFPEKENSLTFPDAESSFAHIRDIVTNIRNIRGEMNIHPKKKLAVMISSADGKDLELIKEYGVYIKSLAGVDKIETGQNLEQPEGSATSITGPYAIYVPLVGIVDFTEEKKRLDKEMEKLKSDLMKVEGKLGSENFVSKAPEEVVAKERNKRETIIAKRDNLLDSLKKVEKFLGASS, translated from the coding sequence ATAGTGGAAGGTGGAAACAGGGGATACAATCCCGCCGAGATCGAAGACAAATGGTATGAATTTTGGGATCGAAAGGGACTCTTCAGGGCCGATAACGAATCGACCTCCGAACCCTACTCCATCGTAATACCCCCCCCTAATGTCACAGGATCACTCCACATGGGGCACGCCCTCAACAACACCCTTCAGGACATCCTTATCAGGTTCAAGGGGATGCAGGGGAGAAACACCCTCTGGATGCCCGGGACCGATCATGCCGGAATCGCCACACAGAACGTCGTCGAGAAGAATCTGGCCAAGATTGGAAAGACCAGACACGACCTTGGCAGGAAGATGTTCGTAGACCGCGTATGGGAGTGGAAGGAGGAGCACGGCGGACTGATCATCAAGCAGCTGAAGAAGCTCGGCGCCTCCTGCGACTGGAGCAGGGAGCGTTTTACGATGGACGAGGGATTATCGAAGGCGGTCAGGCTCGTCTTCGTGACGCTCTATAAGGACGGGCTGATCTACAGGGGAGATTACATCAGCAACTGGTGCCCCAGGTGCCACACCGCCCTTGCGGACCTCGAGGTGGAGCACGAGGATACAAAGGGACACCTCTACTATATCAGGTACCCCTATCTGGATGACGAAAAGAAGTTCGTTGTGGTCGCCACGACGAGGCCCGAGACGATGTTCGGCGACACCGCCGTGGCGGTAAATCCTGACGACGAGCGGTATAAAGACCTTAAGGGTAAAAAGCTCGTCCTCCCCATAATCAAGCGCGAGCTTCCGGTGATATTCGATGATTACGTGAGCCTGGAGTTTGGAACAGGGGCGCTGAAGATAACGCCGGCACACGACGCCAACGACTTCGAGATAGGAAACAACCACGGCCTCGAGAGGATCGTGGTAATCAACGAGGACGGCACCTTAAACGAAGGCGCCGGCCCATACAACGGGATGGAGAGATACGAGGCGAGGGAAAAAGTCGTCTCCGACCTCGAGGAGATGGGGCTTCTGGAAAAGATAGAGGACTACCCCGTTCCGCTCGGGAAATGTTACAGGTGCCACACAGTGGTGGAGCCGCTCGTCTCGAAGCAGTGGTTCGTCAAGGCGGACGTCCTGGCAAAGGAGGCGATCGCCGCCGTTAGGGACGGGAGGACGAGGATTATACCCAAACAGTGGGAGAACACTTATTTCGACTGGATGGAGAATATCAGGGACTGGTGCATCTCCCGGCAGCTCTGGTGGGGGCACCGAATCCCCGCCTGGTACTGCGACGGCTGCGGCGAGGTGATCGTCTCTATGGAAGACCCGAAGGAGTGCAGCGCCTGCAAGGGGAAAAAGCTCACGCAGGACACAGACGTCCTCGACACATGGTTCAGCTCCGCCCTGTGGCCCTTCTCGACTATGGGCTGGCCGGATAAGACGAAGGACCTCGATGTCTACTATCCAACCTCGGCACTCATCACCGGCTTTGACATCATCTTCTTCTGGGTGGCCAGGATGATGATGATGGGGCTCTACTTCATGAAGGACGTGCCGTTTAAGGACGTCTACATCCACGCCCTCGTTCGTGACGAGATGGGCCAGAAGATGAGCAAGTCGAAGGGGAACGTCATCGACCCCTTGACGATAATAGAAAAGTACGGCGCCGACGCCTTCCGCTTCACGCTGACCGCCTTTGCCGCTATGGGGAGGGACATCAAGCTATCGGAGTCGAGGATCGAGGGGTACCGTTTTTTCATAAACAAGCTCTGGAACGCCGCGAGGTTCGTCCAGATGAACATCGGCGACGGCTATGCCCCCGATTTAGATTTTGCCAAGGAGAATCTGAACCTGGCCGACAGGTGGCTTTTGAGCCGTCTCCAGTCCGTCACGGAGGAGGTGACGAACGCCCTGGAAAACTATGAGTTCAATGTTGCCGCCGCATCCCTCTACCAGTTCGTCTGGCACGAGCTCTGCGATTGGTATATCGAGATAAGCAAGATATATCTATATTCCGAAAACGAGTCCGAGAGGGAGAGGACGAAAAACGTCCTTACATACGCCCTTACGAGGACCCTAAAGCTCCTTCACCCGATAATTCCGTTCGTCACGGAGGAGATATACTCCAATATAATGGGTAACATAAAGGATAAAGCGAAGGACGCCCCCGACTTTCTAATGAAGTCGCCCTTTCCTGAAAAGGAGAATTCCCTTACCTTTCCCGACGCAGAGTCCTCCTTTGCGCATATCAGAGACATCGTGACAAACATCAGGAACATCAGGGGCGAGATGAACATCCACCCTAAGAAGAAGCTTGCCGTTATGATCTCGTCCGCCGACGGAAAAGACCTTGAGCTGATAAAGGAGTACGGCGTATACATCAAGTCGCTGGCGGGGGTGGATAAAATCGAGACGGGACAAAACCTCGAGCAGCCGGAGGGCTCCGCCACCTCTATCACGGGGCCCTATGCCATCTACGTACCCCTTGTCGGGATTGTGGATTTCACGGAAGAGAAGAAGAGGCTCGATAAGGAGATGGAAAAGCTTAAAAGCGACCTCATGAAGGTGGAGGGAAAGCTTGGGAGCGAAAACTTCGTCTCCAAGGCGCCCGAAGAGGTGGTCGCAAAGGAGAGGAACAAGAGGGAGACGATCATCGCCAAGAGGGACAACCTCCTCGATAGCCTGAAGAAGGTGGAGAAGTTCCTGGGCGCGTCTTCGTAG
- a CDS encoding type III pantothenate kinase: MLLVLDVGNTNTVIGVYKGDELISNWRVLTRPEQTSDEYGVLLQNLYYSSRISPGEIKSVIVSCVVPPMVGVVDELCKKYFNLIPMHIEPGIKTGMPITYDNPREVGADRIVNAVAAYHKIKGPLIVVDFGTATTFDCVSRKGEYIGGVISPGLTTSSEALFLKASKLPKVELIRPNSVIGKNTIHSMQSGIIFGYVDLVDGIVRRISKEMKEEPYVIATGGLSGIIAKESTTINEVDGFLTLKGLKIIHDINRPRETNV; this comes from the coding sequence ATGTTGCTTGTTTTGGATGTAGGCAATACGAACACAGTTATCGGGGTTTACAAGGGAGACGAGCTGATCAGTAACTGGCGGGTGCTTACGCGGCCGGAGCAGACGTCGGACGAATACGGCGTACTCCTGCAGAACCTCTATTACTCTTCGAGGATCAGCCCCGGCGAGATAAAGAGCGTTATAGTCTCCTGCGTTGTGCCGCCGATGGTCGGTGTGGTCGATGAATTGTGCAAAAAGTATTTTAATCTGATCCCGATGCATATAGAGCCTGGGATAAAGACGGGAATGCCGATAACTTACGACAATCCGAGGGAGGTGGGGGCAGACAGGATCGTCAACGCCGTGGCCGCATATCATAAGATAAAAGGGCCCCTGATCGTAGTAGATTTCGGAACGGCAACGACCTTTGACTGCGTCAGCAGGAAGGGAGAGTACATAGGGGGGGTAATATCTCCGGGGCTTACTACTTCGAGCGAGGCCCTATTCTTGAAGGCGAGCAAGCTTCCCAAGGTCGAGCTTATAAGGCCCAACTCCGTTATAGGCAAAAACACCATACACAGTATGCAGTCGGGGATAATCTTCGGTTATGTGGACCTCGTTGATGGGATTGTGAGGAGGATATCAAAGGAGATGAAGGAAGAGCCTTACGTGATAGCCACCGGCGGTCTATCGGGAATAATCGCCAAGGAATCGACAACCATCAATGAGGTGGACGGCTTTCTCACCCTCAAGGGGCTTAAGATCATTCATGACATAAACCGCCCGCGAGAAACGAATGTTTAA
- a CDS encoding biotin--[acetyl-CoA-carboxylase] ligase — protein sequence MIEKLSFFMKGRLKTSIVGREVIYMDETDSTNEDAYRLAVNGVDEGWVVIARNQRRGKGSRGRVWSSPGGQNVYLSLVLRPKVSAEKASLLTILSALAVAETVNDYVSKGVSIKWPNDVLIDGKKVSGILLEMGTDRNGDRFFVVGIGINVNSTKMEIPTVLTDTATSLYLEIGYAVSVKDVIFKLFYRLDSWYEKYNNQGFEEIIKKFRAMCTTIGKRISVVVEENKVVDGLALGVDEDGFLLVEDEKGAVKKVISGELKTYS from the coding sequence ATGATCGAGAAACTCTCCTTTTTTATGAAAGGCAGGCTCAAAACCAGTATTGTGGGGAGAGAGGTCATCTACATGGACGAGACCGACTCCACCAACGAGGATGCCTACAGGCTGGCTGTGAACGGGGTTGACGAAGGGTGGGTCGTGATAGCGAGAAACCAGAGAAGGGGAAAGGGGAGCAGGGGGAGGGTCTGGTCGTCTCCCGGCGGGCAGAATGTCTACCTTTCGCTGGTTTTGAGGCCCAAGGTCTCGGCGGAGAAGGCCTCGCTCCTTACGATACTCTCGGCCCTGGCGGTTGCCGAAACCGTAAACGACTATGTTTCAAAGGGGGTTTCTATAAAGTGGCCCAACGACGTCCTGATTGACGGCAAGAAGGTATCGGGAATATTGTTGGAGATGGGAACGGACAGAAACGGAGACCGTTTCTTCGTGGTAGGAATCGGGATAAACGTGAACAGCACCAAGATGGAGATTCCAACCGTCTTGACGGATACGGCGACATCTCTCTATCTCGAAATCGGTTATGCCGTATCAGTCAAGGATGTTATTTTCAAGCTGTTTTATCGTCTCGATTCTTGGTACGAAAAGTACAATAATCAAGGCTTCGAGGAGATAATCAAGAAGTTCAGGGCTATGTGCACTACAATAGGGAAAAGGATTTCGGTGGTTGTGGAGGAGAACAAAGTTGTCGACGGGCTTGCCCTGGGGGTTGACGAGGACGGCTTTCTGTTGGTAGAAGATGAGAAGGGGGCCGTTAAAAAGGTGATATCGGGCGAATTGAAAACCTATTCATGA
- a CDS encoding SPOR domain-containing protein, with protein MPKTPVEFDDKSTKVVLDSILTPIMIESEPTWDAGDEIHPVSPGELIDFGKGDRGEMEVGENTGRTEEVFTIQLGAFIFDKNLDRVRDGVSTLGYSPYIKEINREIIMYCPIIGRHLNKKEAEALIITLNSEDFDSVSIKGKAGLFDVASGLFYYEEDAKASLKRLEELGYNAEIEGRKVEVTLKRLRIGSYYDIEDAKRDMNALVEKGFTPIIVNKEQ; from the coding sequence ATGCCCAAGACTCCCGTGGAATTTGACGATAAATCAACAAAAGTCGTTTTAGATAGTATACTTACTCCGATAATGATCGAATCGGAGCCGACCTGGGACGCGGGAGATGAAATTCATCCCGTCTCACCCGGCGAGCTCATTGATTTTGGGAAGGGCGATAGAGGTGAAATGGAGGTTGGGGAAAACACCGGTCGGACTGAAGAAGTATTTACAATTCAGCTGGGGGCGTTTATTTTCGACAAAAACCTTGACAGGGTCAGGGACGGTGTCTCCACGCTCGGCTACTCCCCTTACATCAAGGAGATAAACAGAGAGATAATCATGTACTGCCCGATTATCGGGCGGCACCTCAATAAAAAGGAGGCGGAGGCCTTGATAATAACGCTCAATTCGGAGGATTTCGACTCCGTTTCAATAAAGGGCAAGGCCGGTCTCTTCGATGTGGCCTCGGGGCTCTTCTATTATGAGGAGGATGCGAAGGCGTCATTAAAGAGGCTCGAAGAACTCGGTTACAATGCCGAGATTGAGGGGAGAAAGGTCGAAGTTACGTTAAAGCGCCTGAGAATCGGGAGCTACTATGATATCGAGGACGCGAAGAGGGATATGAACGCATTGGTGGAAAAGGGATTTACTCCCATCATTGTAAACAAGGAACAATGA